The following coding sequences are from one Sulfurospirillum tamanense window:
- a CDS encoding class I SAM-dependent methyltransferase, whose amino-acid sequence MKCKMCKSTRIVRLEVVESIHIKEKYKFDVARFFQQEKFDLLKCLDCDLKFFNKVVSGDSLFYDLLQENEFYYEKEKAEFDFALSKIAHLNPKKILEIGAGKGCFVEKIKDYYDVRVSEFSKKSIDFLEKNNVTFDSSNDTYDFICAFQVLEHVERLDIFLEFIDSKLEDNGYLLLSVPNNDSEYFKNVFDALDYPPHHMYQFSRKALHSIGVKLHYSVEDYWTEPLRIEHYFSIIKSKRLKLMKAHPIKRNFFSLFDYLLAPYFYDKSQIGHTHAILFQKITKK is encoded by the coding sequence ATGAAGTGTAAAATGTGCAAATCGACTCGTATTGTGCGTCTTGAAGTGGTAGAGTCGATACATATAAAAGAAAAATATAAATTTGATGTAGCTAGATTTTTTCAACAAGAAAAATTCGATTTATTAAAATGTTTAGACTGTGATTTGAAATTTTTTAATAAAGTTGTTTCGGGAGACTCGCTTTTTTACGACTTATTGCAAGAAAATGAATTTTATTATGAAAAAGAGAAGGCAGAATTCGATTTTGCATTATCAAAAATCGCTCATCTAAATCCAAAAAAAATATTGGAAATAGGAGCAGGAAAAGGGTGTTTTGTAGAAAAAATTAAAGACTATTACGATGTTAGGGTTAGTGAATTTAGCAAAAAAAGTATTGATTTTTTGGAAAAAAATAATGTGACATTTGATTCAAGTAACGATACATATGATTTTATTTGTGCTTTTCAAGTCTTGGAACATGTGGAAAGACTGGATATTTTTTTAGAATTTATTGACAGTAAGTTGGAAGACAATGGTTACTTATTGCTTTCTGTCCCAAATAATGATTCGGAATATTTTAAAAACGTATTTGATGCGCTGGATTATCCTCCGCATCATATGTATCAGTTTAGCCGCAAAGCACTTCATAGCATAGGTGTTAAGTTGCATTATTCGGTGGAGGACTATTGGACTGAACCTCTGAGGATAGAGCATTATTTTTCTATTATTAAATCAAAAAGGCTTAAACTTATGAAAGCACATCCAATAAAGAGAAATTTTTTTTCATTATTTGACTATCTTTTGGCCCCATACTTTTACGATAAAAGTCAAATTGGACACACCCACGCGATTTTATTTCAAAAAATTACTAAAAAATGA
- a CDS encoding class I SAM-dependent methyltransferase, with product MANLGCGGRYHKDWVNLDFKSNNKDVIEHDLNTPLPFANEGFDVVYSSHVLEHLSKTFAPKFLKECYRVLKPSGIIRVVVPDLEQLARNYLLFLEEAKRGNRDAQEKYEWTMIELFDQMVRNFSGGEMLEYWRQNPMPQEGFIAERVGSELKNAIDKLRQSPIGKQVGERAKKSAEEIGKFRLSGEVHQWMYDEYSLGRLLQGAGFGNIRRCKASESLIPNFNKYMLDIEDNGDTRKPDSLFMEAIK from the coding sequence ATGGCAAACCTAGGCTGTGGGGGCCGCTATCATAAAGATTGGGTAAATCTAGATTTTAAATCGAACAACAAAGATGTTATTGAGCACGATTTAAATACCCCTTTACCATTTGCAAATGAAGGTTTTGATGTGGTTTACAGCTCTCATGTGTTGGAGCATTTATCAAAAACATTTGCTCCAAAATTTCTAAAAGAATGTTACAGGGTGTTAAAGCCCAGTGGAATTATTCGAGTTGTTGTGCCTGATTTGGAGCAGCTTGCTAGAAATTATTTACTTTTTTTAGAAGAAGCCAAAAGGGGAAATAGGGATGCTCAGGAAAAATATGAATGGACAATGATCGAGCTTTTTGACCAGATGGTCCGAAACTTTAGTGGCGGAGAGATGCTTGAGTATTGGCGACAAAATCCCATGCCACAAGAAGGTTTTATTGCAGAAAGAGTGGGCTCAGAACTTAAAAATGCAATTGACAAACTACGTCAAAGCCCGATCGGAAAACAAGTTGGTGAACGTGCCAAAAAGTCTGCGGAAGAAATAGGAAAATTTAGACTTTCAGGAGAAGTGCATCAGTGGATGTATGACGAGTATTCTCTTGGAAGGCTTTTGCAAGGGGCCGGTTTTGGAAATATTAGAAGATGCAAAGCCAGCGAGTCACTTATTCCTAACTTTAACAAATATATGCTTGACATTGAGGATAATGGAGACACAAGAAAGCCTGACTCTTTGTTTATGGAGGCTATTAAATAG
- a CDS encoding glycosyltransferase family 4 protein, with translation MRVLTVSSFDIHGGAAKAAYRLHEGLQKFGVESKMVVQKKSSKDSSVFEFSNRESALYDKSFLEAYSKKTQTLFSTSAINHQRLIEYINNSNADIVHLHWIANGFISIENLLEIKKPLVWTLHDMWAFTGGCHYSETCHKYFLECDSCEVLKSYSSKDLSSINFQRKQDVYANLNNLNIIGLSHWISSCAQQSALLRKKNIVTLPNPIDTTVYKMLDKRQARDELGFSSNKKIVLYGAMNATEDPRKGYRFLEEASKKLDCDKYLFLIFGTVGNAQKPNTVYCGNIQDSAYLNKLYSCADVMVVPSVQENLSNAIMESLSSGTPVVAFDIGGNSDMVEHKKNGYLAKPFDANDLICGIEWVTKNINILSLSGNSRDKTMKNFSHEIVIPKYIQFYKDILRKNNIHGQTLGLSVDLKMTNMLVESLAVNCFATTNFSIKFNSFFNQIINLRSKAIIYGHGTVGKTIQALIPDSIIAFVDQKSTLISQDIQKGEVYSPANIPNMSFDKIIISVLGREEEIECYLTQTLHVNKEKIIRLSL, from the coding sequence ATGAGAGTTCTGACGGTAAGCTCTTTTGACATACATGGTGGGGCTGCGAAGGCTGCATATAGGCTGCATGAGGGTTTGCAAAAATTTGGCGTTGAATCAAAGATGGTGGTGCAAAAAAAAAGTAGTAAAGATTCTAGCGTGTTTGAATTTTCAAATAGGGAGAGTGCGCTTTATGACAAATCTTTTTTGGAAGCGTATTCAAAAAAAACGCAAACACTTTTTTCAACATCTGCTATCAATCACCAAAGATTAATTGAGTATATTAACAATAGTAATGCGGATATTGTTCATCTGCACTGGATAGCTAATGGTTTTATTTCCATAGAAAATCTACTGGAGATTAAAAAACCTCTTGTTTGGACTTTGCATGACATGTGGGCATTTACGGGTGGTTGCCACTATAGTGAAACATGCCACAAATACTTTCTAGAATGTGATTCTTGTGAGGTCCTTAAGAGTTACTCATCAAAAGACTTAAGCTCAATTAACTTCCAAAGAAAACAAGATGTGTATGCTAATTTGAATAATCTAAACATCATAGGTCTAAGTCATTGGATTAGTAGTTGTGCACAGCAAAGCGCGCTGTTGAGAAAGAAGAATATCGTTACATTGCCAAACCCTATAGACACGACAGTGTATAAAATGCTTGATAAAAGACAAGCAAGAGATGAACTAGGATTTTCTTCGAATAAAAAAATTGTTTTATATGGGGCTATGAATGCCACAGAAGACCCTCGCAAGGGATATCGATTTTTGGAAGAAGCGTCAAAAAAACTAGATTGCGACAAATATCTTTTTTTAATCTTTGGCACTGTTGGTAATGCGCAAAAGCCCAATACGGTATATTGTGGCAATATTCAAGACAGTGCTTATTTAAATAAGCTGTACAGTTGTGCAGATGTTATGGTGGTGCCTAGTGTGCAGGAAAATTTATCTAATGCAATTATGGAGTCATTGAGCTCCGGCACTCCTGTGGTGGCGTTTGACATTGGCGGTAATTCGGATATGGTGGAGCATAAAAAAAATGGATATCTTGCAAAGCCTTTTGATGCAAACGATTTAATTTGTGGAATCGAATGGGTAACTAAGAATATTAATATTTTATCTCTTTCTGGCAATTCAAGAGATAAGACAATGAAAAATTTTAGTCATGAGATTGTTATTCCTAAATACATACAGTTCTATAAAGATATCTTGAGGAAAAACAATATTCATGGTCAAACCCTTGGTCTTTCGGTCGACTTAAAAATGACGAATATGCTAGTAGAGTCCTTAGCTGTCAATTGTTTTGCCACAACCAACTTTTCTATTAAATTTAATAGTTTTTTTAACCAAATAATAAATTTACGCTCAAAGGCCATTATCTACGGCCACGGGACTGTAGGTAAAACTATTCAGGCGCTTATTCCTGACTCCATTATTGCTTTTGTGGATCAAAAAAGCACCCTTATTTCTCAAGACATTCAAAAGGGCGAAGTGTATAGCCCTGCCAATATTCCCAACATGTCCTTTGATAAAATCATCATTTCCGTGCTTGGACGAGAGGAAGAAATAGAGTGCTATCTCACACAAACCTTACATGTAAACAAAGAAAAGATTATAAGGCTTTCCTTGTGA
- a CDS encoding glycosyltransferase family 2 protein: MTFFPKITIVTVTYNAEAYLEQTIQSVLGQNYPNLEYIIIDGASTDGTVDIIKKYEKQIAYWVSEPDDGIYYAMNKGIDAATGEWINFMNAGDSFYCSSTLLDVARFMKEAIEVVYGGASLLGQDGVVGGYHAPRPMESAWEGSYCNHQALFVRLEKMRLLKFDTFYKIAAEKKLFLQLFLQQCRYKKLDTPLVNFQISEDSVSKKQKIKDSVEMLHILASLAPSAQMLFSHEHYARLQSYASENSCLASAGRLALSRELSILYAKASSVAKCCQRIVFYGYGSVAKMIEHLFVDNTILIVDSCLENSGTNHPVYSPDAIKDLIYDGILITALGREEEISNALMLSHGVPSEKIFTL; encoded by the coding sequence GTGACTTTTTTTCCTAAAATCACCATCGTCACCGTAACCTATAATGCAGAAGCCTATTTGGAACAAACCATCCAAAGCGTTTTAGGCCAAAACTATCCCAATCTTGAATACATTATCATCGATGGCGCCAGCACGGACGGCACTGTTGATATTATAAAAAAATACGAAAAACAGATAGCGTATTGGGTGAGTGAGCCTGATGATGGAATCTACTATGCCATGAACAAGGGCATTGATGCGGCAACAGGAGAATGGATTAATTTTATGAATGCGGGAGATAGTTTCTACTGTTCGTCAACATTGCTTGATGTTGCACGCTTTATGAAGGAAGCTATAGAGGTGGTTTATGGTGGAGCTTCCCTTCTTGGTCAAGATGGAGTTGTTGGGGGATATCATGCACCAAGACCCATGGAGTCAGCATGGGAGGGTTCGTATTGCAACCATCAAGCGCTATTTGTAAGGCTTGAAAAAATGCGACTGCTAAAATTTGATACGTTTTATAAGATTGCTGCCGAGAAAAAGCTTTTTTTACAACTTTTTTTACAACAATGTCGCTACAAAAAGCTTGACACTCCTCTTGTTAATTTTCAAATATCTGAAGATTCTGTGAGCAAGAAGCAGAAAATTAAAGACTCTGTGGAAATGTTGCATATTCTTGCCTCTTTAGCCCCATCCGCGCAAATGCTTTTTTCCCATGAGCACTATGCTAGGCTGCAATCATATGCTTCCGAAAATTCCTGTCTAGCTTCCGCTGGGCGGCTTGCGTTGTCTAGGGAATTGAGCATTCTTTATGCTAAGGCCAGCAGCGTTGCAAAATGCTGTCAAAGAATAGTTTTTTATGGCTATGGTTCAGTTGCAAAAATGATAGAACATCTTTTTGTTGACAATACAATTTTAATTGTTGATAGCTGCCTAGAAAATAGCGGTACAAATCACCCTGTTTATTCCCCTGATGCTATCAAGGACCTAATTTATGACGGGATTTTGATTACAGCTCTTGGGCGCGAGGAAGAGATTTCTAATGCGCTTATGCTGTCCCATGGGGTTCCTTCTGAAAAGATTTTCACTCTTTAG
- a CDS encoding radical SAM/SPASM domain-containing protein has product MNAITSVTHQELQQRNDTSLLAWGLSKTTKTHWNTLPIRAIVDNNPKLTGTFFQNIPIISPAQLHQWPDPIVLWGGHLENILAKIESLGLANEILIHQELTKSPLFALSQHYLSPNNNLQQKMHLFKKMVRLVELEPHSYCNRTCWFCPNSYLDRRSNTKFMDESILQKLIHGLAEINYDQTISFTRYSEPFGNDVFYSTLKKIRSSLPQATLHANTNGDFLTDATLSKAYESGLNSLNIQLYLPQHQPFEYTYVQGLAEKTLKKTPSLKATLSQKTDDWIEFACTFKTMHIRMYARDFRKNGNPRGDIIPSPSLSNRSSPCFLPFSDLYIDHTGDAVPCCNIRSDDPKQRAYVLGNIQEYETIFDMYFSKNFLSWRERLWSFGPKTFPPCKSCHFASIDFSHYIDNHLKKKMVITKE; this is encoded by the coding sequence ATGAATGCAATCACCTCCGTGACACACCAAGAACTACAACAACGCAACGATACCTCTTTACTCGCTTGGGGCTTATCAAAAACCACCAAAACACACTGGAACACACTGCCTATTCGCGCCATTGTCGACAACAACCCCAAACTCACAGGGACATTTTTTCAAAATATCCCCATTATTTCCCCAGCGCAGCTACACCAATGGCCAGACCCTATCGTACTTTGGGGCGGACATTTGGAAAATATTTTGGCCAAGATAGAAAGCCTTGGTCTCGCCAACGAAATTCTTATTCACCAAGAGTTGACCAAGAGCCCCCTCTTTGCTCTTAGTCAACACTATCTTTCTCCCAACAACAATCTTCAACAAAAAATGCATCTTTTTAAAAAAATGGTGCGTCTTGTAGAACTAGAGCCCCACTCCTACTGCAATCGTACTTGTTGGTTTTGCCCCAACAGCTACCTAGATCGTCGCAGCAATACTAAGTTTATGGATGAGAGTATTTTACAAAAACTCATACATGGCCTTGCAGAAATTAACTATGACCAAACCATCTCTTTCACACGCTACAGTGAACCCTTTGGCAATGATGTGTTTTACTCGACCCTGAAAAAGATTCGCTCATCTCTCCCCCAGGCAACGCTACACGCGAACACAAACGGTGATTTCCTCACTGATGCCACACTCTCAAAAGCCTATGAAAGTGGGTTAAATAGCTTAAATATTCAACTTTATCTTCCACAACATCAGCCCTTCGAATACACCTACGTCCAAGGCCTTGCTGAAAAAACCCTAAAAAAAACCCCTTCGCTCAAGGCGACCTTATCGCAAAAAACAGATGACTGGATAGAGTTTGCTTGCACATTTAAGACCATGCATATTCGCATGTATGCTCGTGATTTTAGAAAAAATGGAAACCCAAGAGGCGATATCATACCTAGTCCCTCTTTGTCCAATAGGTCCTCTCCCTGCTTTCTCCCTTTTTCTGATTTATACATTGACCACACTGGCGACGCAGTACCGTGCTGCAATATACGTTCAGATGATCCGAAACAACGCGCTTACGTACTTGGAAACATTCAGGAGTATGAAACCATTTTTGATATGTATTTTTCTAAAAATTTTTTATCGTGGCGAGAGCGTTTATGGTCTTTTGGACCAAAAACCTTTCCTCCTTGTAAAAGCTGCCACTTTGCTTCAATCGACTTTAGCCACTATATTGATAATCATCTCAAGAAAAAAATGGTAATTACTAAAGAGTGA